The stretch of DNA taaacgagataaataagagataaacgagataaataagagataaacaagataaataagagataagacggacttaatctcttaaacctctttaaactacgtcatgtacccagtcctatggccccgggtctgacatatgCTTAATTCACTGATCAGTAATTACACTTTTCACCTTCTATAATTGAGCTTTATTATTCAATATGTAAAAGATTTCACACTTTTTAGTATGGTGGATCGTGCTTGTTTATTAGCACAAAATACACGTTTGACTATGTAAAATATTTCAAGTGTGACGCACTGACGCGGCGCTGCATATGCCGGCCGCGGCCAGAGAGGGTGTGCAAGATCTATCCGATGGGAGAGAGCATGGAGAAACGGGACCCCTCTTGCCGGCAGATATGAGAAGGTGACAGATAATTTTATGGTTGGATCATTGATTAGCGTAGAAATGACCAAATTATGATACGCCAAGTAGGCAACATGGAGCGCAATCTCCAAAAATATAATGACCTCCAAAATCAAAATGAGCTTGACAGAGATGAATGCATATATACCTCTCTTGCATTCTCCTACATTTTCCAAAGGCACCATTTGGATCAAGCAATCAGCTAGTAGGCATTGTGAAAAAGTGGTATGCACCTTGTAGACTGTTAAaaaccggggggggggggggggggggggggtgagttTTTGGATCCTTGGATTCTGTGGGGGCTATGTTGCTGGTTTGTATGATGTCAACAGTAAAAGGCCCTTAGCTAAATAAGTAGATGAAATAAAGGTAACGGTGGTAATTATTCCTGGTCAACTCTAATGATCAGGTATTTCACCTTTGATCTTGGTATGAGATGGGTGCGTGGTTGTCACCATGTTGGCAGCCATGCCACATGTATGCTATTGACGTGTCAGCCTATTCAGCAAGTCTCTCAGCTGGTTTTGACCACCAAACCAGAAACATGTGTCGGCTCTTGTTACATACGAGCAGGCACggatcctttttttttcctcatTTAAACTTTGGATTTCAGCTTGTTTCGGCATAGATTTTCATACAAACTCGGTGGTGGTAAACTTTATTTGGAAATTCTTGGTTTTTGTGACCGTTAGATATGGTAAcaaataaacttatccacaccTTGCTCCATCTGACTAGAAAGCTCATAACTTTTATACTAGTGTGTGTGTATACCCaatgaaattttataccgaAATACGACGAAGTGCAAGATAATGCATGTATATATAGCAGCTAGCCACTTCCTATTGTTTATACATTGCAGAATGAAGAGGCCACGAGGCAAACGTGGTCAACTCCTGTCTTTGCAATAATAAGAAAGGATCTCAGATCGTACCCTTTTATTCTTCGTCAACTCATCCACATGCAGCGTCCAGGTCACTTACCCACCAATCAGATCCAAGATCCTACAATATACTCCTAGAGCCTAGTAAACTTATAGAAGTACATCTAACGCAAATAAACTAAACCAGACAAAGTTGCAGATAAACAATGAGGATCTGGATTCTGGAGCCTCCCAACTGCAACCACTAATCCACTATGCATGGTCGCAGCAAGTTGCAACcgccatttttttttctttctctcgaACATGGCCCCCGGCGGCAACTGCCATTGTTGAGCACACCTTCGAATTCGTTGTAAGCACTATCCTCTATTCCGCTAGACCTAGGATGAAATCAGGCATGAGAAGAGTGCCGAGACCCGAGAGCAGCCGCTAGATAGCTGTCCGACAGTATGATGCTTGCTGCCTCACTAGCTGGACCAGTAAGGACAAGGTCCTACCATCAGGTGACGGGTGCAAGATCGCTCTCCACACTGCAGCCTCCGATGCCTTGCCGACGCAAGAATTCCGGGAGCGATGCATGTCCATTGTCCATGCGGCTGGTGCACGCAGCCTGCTGATTTAAAAGTAAGAAGCGCAGCGTCCGATTCGCTGCCGCTCATCAGGCCAGCTACGCCGGATGGAATTGAATGGCAATTTTATATTCTGCTTACTGGACCCATGTGGGGTgagaaggaaaaagaattttaggCACTACTACACCACTGCGGAGGGCCTTATATACTACACGTACCATGGAGCACAAACCCCAAAAAAGAATTCCAAAGTCAAAATGTGCTTGACAAGGATGAATGAAAGCTGCTATGTATCTTGTACATTGTTGTTAAAAGCAGGAGGGACTGCTTGGACCATTGGAACAGCCTTTCCACCTTTGAGTTGGTATGGGTGTTTTTTGTTGGTGGTGGTACGGTGGGGGTGTGATTCACCATGTGCATTTTATTGACATGTCACCCTATTCAgcaaaagtaaaaaaaaatctaAGAAGGAACAATGTAATTTATAAACTATTTATCTGGTCCACTAGACGAGTGGAGAAAATATTTCTTTGAGTATGTTTTTTGGTCCATTAGATGACATTGGAAAACATGGATTCCAAGTAGGTTGCCTGGTTAGCAAAACTGAGGTGGATGTGATTTTGGGGCTGCAAAGTTGAGCTGGGATGACCTGATGTCTTGTTTGGTCCAGAAGTACATCCGCTCAACCATGCATGTCAGCACTACTTCATATGTTGTGACCACTGTTAGATGGCCAACAATAAACTTAATTCACACCTTACTTCATATGACTAGAACGAAGCTCATAGCTCTATACTAGGGTGTGTACAGCCAATGAAAATTATCGAGATCCGATACTGACTAGATGCAGGATAATATATATAGGACTAAACTGCCGATCGTCATATCACAAATTAACTAAAAGATAATGAAAGGATCACCCAGATCTTTCCCTCTTATTCTTGGTCAACTCATCAGCCACATGCAAAGTCCAGTTCACTTACTCACCAAGATCCAAGATCCCAAAATATATAGGCTACTACATAGAAGTACATCGATCAAACGCAAGCAAACTAAAGCAGACAAAGTTGCAAACAATGAAGGGCTGGAGCCTCCCCACGGCAGCCGCCGTGGTCGCGGCCACCATTTTCTTCTCCCTCTCGACCATGGCCCTACCGGCAGCTTCTGCCATTGTCGAGCACACCTTCGTTGTAAGCTTACTTGATCCTCTATTCCATGGCCTTGATGACCTCCACTGCACCTCATCTCCGTCCTGAATCTGAATTTGTATGCAGGTGAGCCAGATGAACATGACGCACTTGTGCAAGGAGACTCTCGTCACCGTCGTGAATGGGCAGGTCCCAGGTCCAACGATCGAGGTTACAGAGGGAGACTCCGTGACCATTCATGTCGTCAACAAGTCACCCCACAACATAACAATCCATTGGTAACATAGCTAGCATTTGTCCAAGCGCCGAAGATAGAGATTTGAGGAACGCATGGTTCCACTTCTTTTCATGGAGGAGATGTAATGTTTCCTTTGGTGTTTCCCAATCGATGCAGGCACGGAGTGAAGCAGCGGCGGAACTGCTGGAATGACGGGGTGCCAATGGTCACCCAATGCCCCATCCAGCCAGACCAAAACTTCACCTACCGGTTCAGCGTCGCCGGGCAGGAAGGTACCCTGTGGTGGCATGCTCACGTCTCCTGCCTCCGGGCAACCCTTCACGGCGCCATCATCATCCGGCCAAGACTTGGGGCCAGCTCGTATCCATTTCCGAAGCCTGATCGTGAGATCCCCTTCATAATAGGTACGTCAACTTTTCTGAAGCTTGCATTTAGTCGTCAGATATGAGCATGCAGCTGCTAGCAAATTAAAGAGTATTGCATGGAAGCTGTTGTTGCGTTAGCACCAGGTTCTGAGCTAGCTAAACTGTTGTTCTGAATGGTCTTAATGATGATGCCGATAGGGGATTGGTGGGCGATGGACCTTGCAGCGGTGGCCAGGAGAATGAAGCAGGATAATTTCTTCGATTACTTCCCCAGTGCATCCACAATAAACGGCAAGCTTGGAGATCTATTCAACTGCTCTGGTAACAATCAACTATCGCATATATAGTATGTATATGTCTATATATGTCCAAagcaaaataagaaaaaaaaacttcGTCTGTTACTGAATGGAGCTCTTCGATTCGATTCTGAAGGGGTTGCAGAAGATGGGTTCGTGCTGGACGTGGAGCCCGGCAAGACCTACTTGCTGCGCATAATCAACACGGCGCTCTTCTCCGAGTACTTCCTCAAGATCGCCGGGCACAAATTCACCGTGGTTGCCTCCGACGCCAACTACGTCAGGCCTTACACCACGGATCTCGTCGTGATCGCGCCCGGCGAGACCATTGATGCCCTGGTGGTCGCCGACGCGGCCCCGGGCAAGTATTACATGGTCGCCATGCCCAACCAGGCGCCTTTGCCCGACACCCAGACCCCAGAGCCATCCACGAGAGGCATGATGCAGtacagcagccgccgccgccccggcaaTGGCGCGCCGGTGGCACCTGTGATGCCTGATCAGCACGACGTCGTGCAGTCGTTCTATTTCCACAGCAACCTGAGCAGCCTGCGACACCCACGGCACCCACTGGCGCCGGTGCCCAAGCGAGTGGACGAGCACCTGTTCATCACGCTCGGCTTGGGCATCGCTTGCCGGCGAGGCCTCAACTGCGATAGGGAGGACGAGAAGGAGAACATCCTTGTTGCTACCATGAACAACATCTCCTTCCTGCAACCCACGGCACCACTGTTAGCAGCGCACTACTACCATGTCGGCGCCAACAAGGACGAACTGCAAGAGCTTCCTGACAAGCCACCGAAAGTTTTCAACTTCACCGACCCCTCCTTGATCCCCATAGGACCAAAGGAGAAGGCGCTAGAGCGAACGTACGTGGCGACACTGGCGCGGTGGTTCCGGTATGGCTCCGTGGTGGAGATGGTGTTCCAGAGCACGTCGATAATGCAAGGCGACTCCAACCCGATGCACCTGCACGGGCACGACATGTTCGTGCTCGCGCAGGGGCTCGGCAActtcgatgcggccaaggaCAGGGCAAGGTACAACCTGGTGGATCCGCCGCTCAAGAACACAGTGGTAGTCCCGAATCTAGGGTGGGTCGCCATCCGATTTGTCGCCGACAATCCAGGTTGGTACATGATTGCTTctctattattattatttttttctaCCAAGCTTTAGTGAGAACCTGAAAACTTTCAGTTTATTATTAGGCTCAAGATTGACTCACAATAACCTATTTCGTATATTTCTCAACGAGTCaaaaagaatttgaattaccacTTGATTTACTCCATCAATAACTAATAATTTATCTTTTTACACAGGGGTGTGGTACATGCATTGCCACTATGAGTTCCACTTGTCGATGGGCATGACGGCAGTGTTCATTGTAGAAGATGGGCCGACGGCGAACACGTCGCTCCCTGCACCGCCAGTAGATTTTCCATCATGTGGCCGCAAGGATAATCTTGTGCCAGATGAATTCTATCTCCAAACCCGGGAAATCACAGCCTCACGTATAGATGGAGTCTAAAATATAACTCCGATCGCCAGTtttcaaataaaaaataaacTATGAGCTATATTTGAAAGAATTTTTTGAGGTAGAGTGTATCTATAAAATTTCCATGGAGATTGTTTAAACATCGGTTAATTGGATCGATGTCATTGCAAATACCTAAGATTGGATATGTCATTATTACAGTTGATCTATTTAAAATTATGCCATTATGGCTGTCTCTATACCTATGATATGTTATTTTCGACGTCATCGAGAGGGTGTTGGTCCCACGTACAGGCCATCATATTTTTGTATGGCCCAAAATATCTCCACCATGTCATTCCGTCTCCCCTTCCTGACGCATGGCCTTTCATTTTTAAGATCCCAGAAACTTTCGTACACATATGTACGTGGAACTCTTTCTTTGGAAGATGTTGGATGAATGTATGGTGTGATCTAGCTGGTGCTTTGTGTCTGCATGGAACAGGTAATCATAGGACCACCAATCTCTGCATCGATCTATCTATGATGGCAATGTTAGAACACCCGGCATGGGAACGTTACCATGCCAACTCTGCAACCCCCATAGCTTAAATGAATAAGTTTGGCTGGAGCCGGTATATCCCTCTTGGTTGAAAATACCCAAATAAATAGCGGCATGGATACGAGATAGAATCTATCTATGCATGTTGTTTTTTTCCAACCTGCGAAGATGTATATGTGAAGAAACCCCACCAAACTTGAGAGCAGAGCTCACTCTCTTCCCCTTCCCTCGTACCCTTCTCCCTTCTCGTCCCAAAGCCCTGCACCTGATGGGGAGGGGGGCAGGGGACTGATGGGTAGGGAGGCAGGCAGGACGGACGGGAGCAAGGTTCAGCTTGTTAGCGACGGATATCGGTCCAAAACTCAAATCGAAGGTAGAAACGTTGCGTGATTTAGAAACAGTGGAGATTTTCTTTCTAAGAGTGGGGCTAGAGGGAGCTCATAGTTTAATTTGTTAGGTGCATGAGTTAGAAAGTAAAATATTGGCATCATATATATAGGCAGTGTTCACTGCTCATCCTGCGAGCCTGGCTCTCTTAACGCACGTGAACCCGGCAAACTCGGCGACGCAGCAGCCAACTTGTTGCGTCTCCTCTTACATATTTGTCGGAACGAATCTCAAGTTCTCAAACTAGGCCAATGAGTTCCAAGCAACACGCAAAAGCTGGACGATCGAGAGAAAGTCTATGGCATGGCGACCTTGGAACGCGTGCCTTGAGCCCTTGACTTCACCATATCCTACACCACATGCATGCAATGAGCATGCGGTTGCAGTACAGGAGGGCACACTTAACTTAGGAGTAGCAGCTAGTGTTATAATATTAGGATCAGCTAACCGTGAATTAGCTCGGTAATTAACCGACTAGACAACAATGTTTGACTAATCTAGATAGGAatcaagagagagagagagggagagccgTACCCCCCGTGGACGAACCGGCTTCGCTGGTGTTGGCCATGGGGTTGAGGAAGACGTGCCGGAGTCGTGGACGAGGATGAGCGGGCGGAGGCGATGtcgtgcagcggcggcggcacttgGTGCAGTGGCGCCGACGTGgacgcagaggcggcggcggtgctcggcGTAGAGGCGACGGTGGCACTTCCCGAGGCTTCAGCACCTCCCCTTGGATCGGGTCgctagggttttaggtgggGATTAGGCACGGCGACGAACTTCGTGTcccgtgccccggcccccacctctctatttattttggcgctgcgcgacggggcccacccgccattgggttggcggtgcgcccccgatcggggcgctTAACcgactccggatcggtcgttggaccgatccggggtttgagatcaaactaacattctcccctttgatctcAACATACTTACTCACTTCTTACGTCCGATTTCATTCAGATCAGTGTATCGAGCATGCCTCGTCTCAACAGTTATTACCGCtggattaacagccacaacGCACTTTTCTGTTTGAAATAGAACCGTACTTTTGGGCCCTTACTGTCCAGGAATCATAggctttcccgtaaacccatgccggctaagtgttctctgaacacattggacggtaagccttttgtgagcggatccgctaacattttctttgtgctcaaatactcaagGCTGATTAtatgatcctggatttgctctttaacaacataaaactttatgtcgatgtgtttggcagctccactcgacttgttgttgtgagcgtaaaatactgcaggctcattgtcgcagtacatctttagtggtttttctatgctgtcaaccacctttaatccgggtataaatttctttagccatttaacctgccccgatgcctcataacaagctataaattctgcatacatcgtagatgatgcagttactgtctgtttggagcttttccacaatatagctccacctgcgagagtaaacacataacctgacgtggattttctatcatccttatctcccgcaaagtctgagtctgaataaccctctatcactagagattcagatctcctgtacgttagcatgaggtctttcgttccttgcacataacgcaaagctttctttaccattttccagtgttctatccctggattactttggaatctgccaagtatcccggtgacaaaagctaagtcagggcgtgtacatacttgagcatactgtaggcttccgacagctgaagcatatggtaccgctttcatctgatcgatTTCGTACTGATTTCTGGGACATTGAAATCTCCCATAGCTGtcgcccttgactataggagcaggtgttggcttactcgaatgcataccgtacttctttagtaccttttctaggtatgctttctgcgataatcctaaaacccccttgtttctgtctcggtgaatctcaattcctaaaacgaatgaggcttcacctaaatctttcatatcaaactttgaGGACAAGAATTTCTTTGTCTCTAATAGCAGATCAATATCGCTGCTAGCAAGCaggatatcatccacatataagataagaaaaataaattttccattcttaaatttcgcataaatgcagttgtcctcctcattttctttgaaaccaaattttcttacggtttcatcgaattttaaataccactgtctggaggcttgctttaacccataaatggatttctttagaTGACATCccatcctttcttttccttccacgacaaaacctttcggctgtgccatgtaaacgTTCTCATAAAGATCCCCATTGAGGAACGCCGTCtctacatccatctgatgtaattctaaattataatgtgccactaacaccattataattctgaaggaatccttgcatgaaacaggagaaaatgtttcattataatctatcccttctctttgcgtgaaacctttcgccacaagtcgcgctttatatctttctatattccctttggagtcacatttagtcttgtagacccatttgcagcccactgttttggctcctttaggaatttcttctaaatcccaaacatcgttggtactcatcgatttcatttcgtctttcatggcttccaaccactcagacgaatgaacgcttctcatggcttcttcaaacgaagtggggtcaccctccatctgaatttcctcgctattatagatttgataatcactcgaaatagcgggctttctTATTCTTTGAGATCTTCTCGGTGCCTCAGCTATCGGCACTTCCTCCtcttggggctgctgttgctccccctGATGCGCGGCTATCGGTTCTATCGGATCCTGAAGGACAGGTTCCTCGTTCTGACTTGTCGCCGCAGCTGGGGAACTAACAGCAGGTGCTGGCACCGTAGGTGATGCAGCAACTGGTGAAAAACTAGCAACAGGTGCTGACACggtaggtgaagcagcaacaggcaacacgaaaaagggatcttggatcatcggagtaggtacgaaaacccgcttctcttcaagatcaatcttccgagctaccgtgctccccctcatcatctgatcctccaaaaagacagcgtgtctcgtttctacgaactttgtatatccgttaggacagtagaaacgataacccttcgacttttccggatagccaataaaatggcaacttactgtcttagggtctaactttccgatatttggattaaatactttcgcctcagc from Panicum hallii strain FIL2 chromosome 3, PHallii_v3.1, whole genome shotgun sequence encodes:
- the LOC112888142 gene encoding laccase-15-like: MKGWSLPTAAAVVAATIFFSLSTMALPAASAIVEHTFVVSQMNMTHLCKETLVTVVNGQVPGPTIEVTEGDSVTIHVVNKSPHNITIHWHGVKQRRNCWNDGVPMVTQCPIQPDQNFTYRFSVAGQEGTLWWHAHVSCLRATLHGAIIIRPRLGASSYPFPKPDREIPFIIGDWWAMDLAAVARRMKQDNFFDYFPSASTINGKLGDLFNCSGVAEDGFVLDVEPGKTYLLRIINTALFSEYFLKIAGHKFTVVASDANYVRPYTTDLVVIAPGETIDALVVADAAPGKYYMVAMPNQAPLPDTQTPEPSTRGMMQYSSRRRPGNGAPVAPVMPDQHDVVQSFYFHSNLSSLRHPRHPLAPVPKRVDEHLFITLGLGIACRRGLNCDREDEKENILVATMNNISFLQPTAPLLAAHYYHVGANKDELQELPDKPPKVFNFTDPSLIPIGPKEKALERTYVATLARWFRYGSVVEMVFQSTSIMQGDSNPMHLHGHDMFVLAQGLGNFDAAKDRARYNLVDPPLKNTVVVPNLGWVAIRFVADNPGVWYMHCHYEFHLSMGMTAVFIVEDGPTANTSLPAPPVDFPSCGRKDNLVPDEFYLQTREITASRIDGV